AACGTGAATCCAGGTCCAACCCGCCAGCGTCGCCACTGCCGCGATCGACCCGCCAAACGCCGTTCCGTGGTGGTTGATGTTGGGTTCGAGCGGACATTCGAGCAGCACTCGCTCGGGACTCGCGAACCGAACTCGGAGTCCGAGGGCCTTCGTCAGGGGGATGCTGTCGTGAAGGTATCGCTCGATTTGGGCTTCCATTACGCTAGACGATGATAGCACTTTTGCCCGGCCATCGCCCCTTCGAAATGGAGGTGTTCTTGGGGTGGCAAGCCGCCGCTCGTCTCATGGAGATAACGCGGCTGTTCTCCCCGATCTTAGATTCTGAATAGCCTCGATGCACCTTGGGGAGGGTCCGCAAGGGATCCTGCCACAAAGGCAGGATTCATGTGGAGTCGCTGAGCCAAGACTTGGCGAAGCAGTGGGGAGGAAGACTAACTGAAAGCCGCAAGCCGCAAGCCTTTCGTAAAACGAGGCTATCCCTTGGCGAAGGGAAATGGAGCAAAGCGACATCGGGACGGTGGATAGAGGGCCAAGCAAAACTCGGCGCTCCATCCACCAACGCCCAAACTTTGACCAATGCAGGGCTGAAGGCCCGTTCTAACCTAGCCCAGCCCAACGGGCTGGGTAGAAGATCGAGGCAAGAAAGTCCGAGGAGTCCCTAGTATCGGGACGACCCCGCCATTATGGCGGTCACAAAAGGTCATCCACCCCGTCGCTTCGCGCCACCCCTACAAGCTTTGGAGGGGAGATGGTTTTTACGCGAGCAACTCCCTTTCAACCGTCAGAACCTCTGATTACAGATTCATGCGTTGGCCGTAAGCCTCGGCGCTGAGGTAGCGGCATGGGGTCGTCCCGATACTCGGGACGGTGGGGAGGATTCACTGATGGGCTCTCGGTCCTCGACCTCCGCACACGGCGACACCTATTTGTCCAGGAACGACCTCGGAGAGGTCGCAGACCTTAGCCCGGGGTGCTTGCACCCCGGGAATTGTCCCGTATCAGCAAAAGGTCCGAGGAGTCCCGAGTATCGGGACGACCCGGGCGAAGCCCTTCTTGGCGGGCGTGACGCCCACCCTCCAATTCCGCGAGACAAGTCTCGCCAACGAAAGCGCGGACAAGTCCATGCACTCCACATCGACCGACCTCCCTTGCCCTGACAATGCGCGCCTGCATTCTGCTCTCTGCCTTCTGCTTTCTGCGCTCTGTGCTCTATGCACTCCGCACTCCGCACTCTATGCCCTTGCCCTAGCGAAGCGAGCCCTCGCCGGGCACCAAACCAGCCATCCGAATCGCCCGACGCTCACTCCATTTCGGCTTGCTCGGAACATCGCCTCGCAACGCTTCCAACGCATCCCGAATCGACAGAACGACGTTCACCACCTCCCAAAGTCCCAGCAGAATCCACGTCGCCAGCGACTTGACCAACAGCGCCACCCAGTTGATTTTCGAAAGGTCGAATCCGTCCGCCATCGATTCGCGAATCGAGTAGACCGAATACGCCAGCGAGGCCACGATCAGCAGGCCGATCACCACCGTCGCCACCACCTGCTCGATCAAGGCCCGAAAAGCGTGAAACTTCACATAGGGCGACCTCGCGGCCACCACCAAGCCCACGATCGGACCCATGTAGGGAAAGAAGATCGCCGCCACGTTGACCGCGGCCGCCAGTACCCTTTCTCGTTGCGGAATCGGTTGCATGTGTGTACGCACAAGATACTCGCATGCCTCGTACGGCGTTGCGAGTCCCATTCATCGCCCAATCTCAGCTAGGCTCGTCCAGCCCATAATCCGAAGGACCAACTCTCGCCACGCCATTCAACTTGACCCACGGACGAATTGACCTCGGAGAGGTCGCAGACCTTAGCCGGGCGGTCGGAGCGACCAAAGGAAGCGTAGACCCCCGGAACAGCCGGAATCAGTCAAAGTCCAAGGAGTCCTGAGAATCGGGACGACCTGGCGAAGCCTGCCGAAGCGAGGAACAAGCGAAGGCCGGTCGTTACGACCGCAAAAAAAGTTGTAGGTGAGGGTTAACATCGACAAGAGCAATCCAACCATCAACTCGGGGTAGGATTCACCCCATCCGAAGCGCGCTCAAGACCTACCGCCTGAACTCCTTCCTCAACGGACTGCTCTTTTCCGCCGCCTGGACCATCCACACCGTCTTCCACATCAAAAACATCGGATTCGGCCCGTTCATGGTCGTCTTCATGGGCACTCTCTACGAGCTCTCCATCATGCTCTTCGAGGTCCCCACCGGCATCGTCGCCGACCTCGTCAGCCGCCGCCTCAGCGTCGCAATCGGATGGTTCATCGTCGGCATCGCGTTCTTCATCCAGGGCGCATTCCCGGTGGTCGGGGTCGTCATCGCGGCCCAAATCATCCTCGGCATTGGCGACACCTTCACCAGCGGTGCCCACGACGCCTGGGTCGCCGACGAACTCCCTTTCAGCGAACCCAACCTCACCGCCGGACAAGCCTTCTTCCTCGGCCAGCGCGCCTCGTTTTGGGGTCGCATGGTCGGCCCGCTCCTCGCCCTTGGTCTTTCGCTCTACGGGCTCCCCACCGTCCTCTTGGTCACCGGCCTCGGCTTCTTCGCCTTTGCCATTGGCGCGCGGTTCTGGATGACCGAGCGCGGGTTTCACCGCTCCGATCAGGAGCGCCATTTCTGGGCCACCTTCCGCGAGGGCTGGAGCCTCGTTCGCGTCTCCCGCGCCCTTTTTCTCGTCCTCCTCGTCAGCGTCTTCTACGGCTTCGCGTCCGAGGGTTTTGACCGACTTTGGAATAAGATTTTCCTCGAAGCGTTCGCCCTCCCGCACGTCGGGCCGTTCGACGACACCTTCTGGTGGTCGATGCTCGGCATCGTCACCCAACTCGGCGGCATGGGCCTCAACATCGGCCTCAGCAAGGTCCTCGACACGACCTCCGCTACGTCCATCACCCGGGCTCTGATCGTCCTCACCAGCGTCCTCATCTTCTCCATCCTCGGCTTCGCGCTCACCACCTCGTTCGTGCTGGCCGTGTGCCTCTATGTCGTCAGCCGGTCTATCCGCCGCATCCTCGACACCCTGCTCACGACCTGGACCAACCTTTATGCCCCCGCCCGAACCCGCGCCACCATCCTCTCCTTCTCGTCCCAAGCCCATAGCCTGGGCGAAATCGGCGGCGGCCCCATCATGGGCGGCATCGGACAAAAGATATCGACCACGATGGCCGTGGTCACCGCTGGCCTCCTCCTCATCCCCACTTTGCCGGTGCTCTTCACCGCAAAAAAGCACAGCATAAGCGACGAGGCCAGTCAGTAAAGCCCATTGAAGGAGGTCAGGCGATTTGGAGTGCGTGGACTTGTCCGCGCTTTCGGAGGGTGGCCGTCCCGTGGGCGGTTCGTTGAACGGAAAAGCCCGGAATCACACCCTCAGTGCCGAGGCTTACGGCAAACCCATGAACCTGTAATCAGAGGTTCTGAGGGTTGAAAGGGAGTTGCTCGCGTAGCATCGAAACGAGGCCAAAACCATCTCCCCTCCAAAGCTTGGAGGGGTGGCGCGAAGCGACGGGGTGGATGAGACGCAATTCGCCGACTAACCGACAGAACCCATGCCAGGGTGGCACTGGTAACGACCCTGCGACCCTGTCGCTGGGAGTTACCAGTGATTGAGAAAGCCTCTGATGACCTCTTGTCACCGCCATAATGGCAGGGTCGTCCCGATACTCGTGACTCCTCGGACTTTCCGCTGATACGGGACAATTCCCGGGGTGCAAGCACCCCGGGCTAAGGTCTGCGACCTCTCCGAGGTCGTTCCCGTCTGGTAAGGGGTACTTGAAGCAGAGTGTTGGACATAGAGCAGGGCAAGGGCGTGCTACGCAAGGGCTCGCTTCGCTAGGGCGAGGGAGGTCGGCCCATTTTGAGTGCGTGGACTTGTCCGCGCTTTATGGGGCGAGACTTGTCTCGCGAGGTTTGGAGAGTGGGCGTCACGCCCGCCAATGAATCCTCCCCACCGTTTCGCGACACTTCGTGCCTCTCAACGACTCCCCCCGTGGAGTAGCGTGGTTATTCGGAATTCGAAGTCTGGTCGCTACATCACCATACACGGACTATTGCAAAATGGCGATTTGGCACCGACTCCTGTCGAGCCTACTAACCAAGCTACTCCACGGGGGGAGTCGCTGAACGCAGTGAAGCGGTGGGGAGGAGGCTGAATGCTCACCTACCATCACTGGTAAATACCAGCTTCGCCCGCGTCGTCCCAATTCTCGGGACGCCCCCGCCATTATGGCAGTCACAAAAGGTCATCCACCCCGTCGCTTCGCGCCACCCCTACAAGCTTTGGAGGGGAGATGGTTTTGACCCTGCTTCGGTGCTACGCGAGCAGCTCCCTTTCAACCCTCAAAACCTCTGTTTACAAATTCAACAATATGACCAGAGCCTCGGCACTGGGGTAGCGGAAGCCCTTCTTGGTGGGCGTCACGAAGTTCCCGCCGAGCAAGGCGAGGGATATGACGCAAAGCGGGTGAGGTCAGTAACAGAAGCGCCACCCCTACACCCGCGACAACTGATCCCTCAGCGCCTGAACCGCGAGCTCAAAATCCCCTTTCCAATCCGTAATCCCGATATTGATATCCCCCGCCTTCTCGATCACCGACCCCGCAAAAATCGCCACTTTCTTGTTCATCGATCGCGCCAGCGACACCACTCGCCCCGGCGCCTTCCCCATCGACGACTGACGATCAAAACACCCTTCGCCGGTCAAAACCACGTCGGCCCACTGCATCTTCAGTTCCAAATCGCTCAGGTCCGCGATCAACTCGAAACCCGACCCCGCCGACGCACTGCCCGTCATCGCAAAGCCCGCCGGAATGCCGCCCGCCGCCCCCGCGCCGGGAAAGTCGATGTTCAGCTTCAGAATCTTATACGCGTGGAGCCACAGGTTCGAGAGCCCTTTTTCCAGCTCCAACGTCTGGTCGGCGGAAGCCCCTTTCTGCGGAGCAAAAACCGGCGCCGAGCCCAGATCGCCCAGCAGATTGTTGCCCACGTCGGTCATCAAATTGACGTGCGCCGAGAGCGATGGCCCCGGCAGGATGCGGTGAATATTGATCAGATTTCCGCCGCCCGGCGCGACCTCCCGATTGTATTGGTCGGGAAACCGCCATCCCAAAGCCTGAAGCGCCCCCACCCCGCCGTCGGTACAGGCCGTCCCGCCGACACCGACGTAAATGTCCTCCGCCCCCTGGTGCATCGCCGTCAGCACCAACTGGCCCAGCCCAAAGCTCGTCGCCTCCATCGGCCGCAGTTGCCCGCCCAACAGCGCCAACCCGCACGCCTGCGCCGCCTCGATGTACGCGATCTTGTTGCTCACATCCCACAGCCACTGCGCCTGAACCTTCGAACCAAAGATCGGCCCCGTGACCTCCGACTGCATGAGCTGCAGTTCCTGGATCTGAAAATGGATGCAGTCGATGAACCCATCGCCTCCGTCCGAAAGCGGCACCGCCTGAATTTCGAAGTTGCCGTACAGCGCCTTCGCCAGGCGCATCGCCACGTCGCGGGCCGTCATCGTGCCCTTGAAGGCGTTGGGTGCGATCAGAACTTTTGGCGGCATCGTCCTCCCAGTTTCCCACGCCGGAGAACGGCTATGATTACTTTAAGGATGAAAAGTATATTGGCGGTTGGCTTCGGCGCGATGATCGGCGCAATGCTGAGATTCCTGATCCTCGACAACTTCAAGGCCACGGCCCCCTGGACGGTCGCCTTCATCAACATCACCGGCAGTTTCGCCCTCGGCTTCCTCACCGGATTTCTCACCGGCCGAATCCACCGCGACGACACCTGGCGATTGTTCCTTGGCACCGGCCTAATGGGCGGCTACACAACCTACTCCACCTTCTCTATGGACGTCGTACACCAACTTCAAGAGAAGCAAGTCGTGCCGGCCATCGCCAACGTCACCATCCAGACCGTCGGCAGTATCGCCCTTTGTGCGGTGGGTTTTGTCTTGGGTCGAAAGCTAAATCCTGCACCAGCCTCGTAGATTTACCGATCATAATTCTTAACGATGGACGTCGCGGTTCTGGGTGCGGGTAGTTGGGGCACTTCGCTCGCAATTCTCATGGCGAGAAATGGGTTGGAGGTCACCCTGTTCGGGCGCGACCACGCCGAAATCACCGTCATGCGCCACACGCATGAGAACATGAAGTACCTGCCGGGCTTCGCGTTCCCCAAAGAGCTGAAGGTCGACGAATTCAAGAACTATCAGGGCGCACCCGTTGCCTACCTCGCCGTCCCGAGTAGCGCCGTGCGAGAAGTCCTCGCCGAGCTCCAGGGCGAAACCCCCATCGTCATCGTGGCCACCAAGGGCCTGGAGACCTCGACCGGCATGGTCGTCACTGCGATCGTCGAACAATGCCTGCCGAACGCCGCCCTCGGCGTCATCAGCGGGCCCAATCTCGCCGTCGAAATCGTCCAGGGCATCCCCACCGCCGCCATCGCGGCCAGCAAGGACCCCAAAATCGCCGACCGCATCCGCGCTAACCTAATGTGCCCGTCGTTCCGCGTCTACGCCAGCGAAGACGTCGTCGGAGTCGAGATCGCCGGGGCTCTCAAGAACGTTTTGGCCATTGGCGGCGGAATCTCGGACGGACTCGGCTTTGGTGACAACACCAAGGGCGCTCTGCTCGCACGCGGCCTCAAGGAAATGATCACCTATGGCATGGCCCACGGCGGCAAGCTCGAAACCTTCCTCGGCATCGCGGGGGTCGGCGACCTCTTCGCCACCGCCGTCTCCAAGCTCAGTCGCAACTACCGGCTCGGCTACGCCCTCGGCACCGGCCACCATATTTCCGAAGCTCTGCAAACCCTCGGCCAGGTCGCCGAAGGCGTCAACACCTCCGAAGCCGTCGCCCATGTGGCTCGGCACGAGGGCATCCAAATCCCCGTCTTCGAAACCATCGACTCCGTCATCCGCGAAAAAATCGCCCCCAAGGCCGCCGTCGGATTGCTGATGGAGCGCTTCACCCGCGAAGAAGGCTTGGATTTCGGAAGAAGTTCTACGTAGCCGCTAGGTCGTCGGCAATTTTCTGTAGACAACTGAAGTCGGCAATTCGAGGACGATGAAGGAATTCTTGGGAGAAATCATCATATTCTTGATGAAGGTGCCATCGTAGTGGCCGATCACTGTCTCGGCTCCACTCTCCAAACTACGTAGGACGATGTCCGAGGGCTTGGCAGGATTAGCCGAGTTATCCGTTCTCGTAAACGCCATCAGGCGACCATCCAAAGATATCGCGCATGGATTTCCCAAATTGAATGCTAGGTCACTAACATCCTCAATGACGACATGGCCGTCGACCAGTCTGCCAAAGCAAATTCCTGTTTTGCTGCTCGAATTGGTCCAAGAAAAGATGAGCCGCTTATCGAAACAAACCCCAAGCATTGACACTATCCAACGGTAATCTGACAAAGAGTCAACGGGAAGTGTCGTATTGTCATCTTGAGAGTCACTTTCCAACACTTCGATCTTGGATCGTGAGCCATCTGATGTGAAGTACGGGTTGATGAATTCGTGGATAGGCTCCCAATAAAGCCCTTTGTACTGCCAGGGATGGTCCAGCTCGGCAACCTTCAAATTGCCGTCCAAAGACATCTTGAAAGGACCGCAATCGCTGTCAAACAGGTTTGCCAAGTGACCCGGGATTATGTATCGGCTAGGCAGAAATGGCGAGGCAGGGTAGCTTTCGTCACAATCCCATTTCGACTCTATAGACCCATTCAGATCGACTTTCAAGAGATTCCTGCCGATACCCTTACACTGACGATCTCCACCCTGACCTCCGTAAAAGGCGGTTATGCCAACGTCATCAATTGGACCAGTAGTCGAAATTCCAGTCGGACGAACAATCACCGAATTTCGATGTGCCACGAGTTCATGATCCGAAACGAAAGTCACGCTCGCCGCCGTATTCGACAAGGGCGCTAGCGATTGAAATCCTCTCGGCATCTTGGCTTGTGCCTCGTAGAGACTCAAACTCTCAGACGCATTCGCCTTGGCCGATCCATATTCAACGAGAATCAATATCACAGCGGAAGCGACCAGACTCAATAAAACCTTTCCGCTTCGTTGCATCTGAGAATTCTAACACGGAATCTGGTGTTCTGGTCAGCTTTATGGTTGAGCCAACAATGAGAATCTTGCCAATAAAGTACACTTTAAGGACGTAGAAATACGAAAGCGGACGTGTAGCTGGTGCTGCCAGGAGGACGGACGCGGAAGTGCAATATGTCTGAAAAGGTTCTCGACGAATCAACCGCTCTGCTTGAGCAATTTGCCAATCGCGACTACGAACACGGCTGGGCCACCGACCTGGAAACCGAGACCATCGAGCCGGGCCTCAACGAGGACACCGTCCGCCGCATCAGCGCCAAAAAGAACGAGCCCGAATGGCTGCTCGAATGGCGACTGAAGGCCTACAAGCACTTCCTGACCATGAAGGCCCCCAAGTGGCCGAACGTCACCTACACCCAGCCCGATCTCCAGGCGATTTCCTACTATTCCGCGCCGAAAAAGAAGCCGGTGCTCAACTCGCTCGAGGAGGCTGACCCCGAAATCCTGAAGACGTTCGTAAAACTCGGAATCCCGGTCGAGGAGCAGAAGGTCCTCCTCAACGTCAAGGGCGCTTCGGCCTCTGCCGCCGATGCTCGTCAAACCACCCTGGCCGACCTCGAAGGCAAGGTCGCCGTGGATGCCGTTTTCGACTCCGTTTCCGTCGTCACCACCTTCAAAGAGAAGCTCGCCGAACTCGGAATCATCTTCAGTTCCATCAGCGAAGCCGTCCACGAGCACCCCGAACTCGTGCAAAAGCACCTCGGCTCGGTCGTGCCGTACAGCGACAACTACTACGCGACCCTCAACTCAGCTGTCTTCTCCGACGGC
This portion of the Armatimonadota bacterium genome encodes:
- a CDS encoding MFS transporter; its protein translation is MQPSTRGRIHPIRSALKTYRLNSFLNGLLFSAAWTIHTVFHIKNIGFGPFMVVFMGTLYELSIMLFEVPTGIVADLVSRRLSVAIGWFIVGIAFFIQGAFPVVGVVIAAQIILGIGDTFTSGAHDAWVADELPFSEPNLTAGQAFFLGQRASFWGRMVGPLLALGLSLYGLPTVLLVTGLGFFAFAIGARFWMTERGFHRSDQERHFWATFREGWSLVRVSRALFLVLLVSVFYGFASEGFDRLWNKIFLEAFALPHVGPFDDTFWWSMLGIVTQLGGMGLNIGLSKVLDTTSATSITRALIVLTSVLIFSILGFALTTSFVLAVCLYVVSRSIRRILDTLLTTWTNLYAPARTRATILSFSSQAHSLGEIGGGPIMGGIGQKISTTMAVVTAGLLLIPTLPVLFTAKKHSISDEASQ
- a CDS encoding glycerate kinase: MPPKVLIAPNAFKGTMTARDVAMRLAKALYGNFEIQAVPLSDGGDGFIDCIHFQIQELQLMQSEVTGPIFGSKVQAQWLWDVSNKIAYIEAAQACGLALLGGQLRPMEATSFGLGQLVLTAMHQGAEDIYVGVGGTACTDGGVGALQALGWRFPDQYNREVAPGGGNLINIHRILPGPSLSAHVNLMTDVGNNLLGDLGSAPVFAPQKGASADQTLELEKGLSNLWLHAYKILKLNIDFPGAGAAGGIPAGFAMTGSASAGSGFELIADLSDLELKMQWADVVLTGEGCFDRQSSMGKAPGRVVSLARSMNKKVAIFAGSVIEKAGDINIGITDWKGDFELAVQALRDQLSRV
- the crcB gene encoding fluoride efflux transporter CrcB; translated protein: MITLRMKSILAVGFGAMIGAMLRFLILDNFKATAPWTVAFINITGSFALGFLTGFLTGRIHRDDTWRLFLGTGLMGGYTTYSTFSMDVVHQLQEKQVVPAIANVTIQTVGSIALCAVGFVLGRKLNPAPAS
- a CDS encoding NAD(P)H-dependent glycerol-3-phosphate dehydrogenase, which translates into the protein MDVAVLGAGSWGTSLAILMARNGLEVTLFGRDHAEITVMRHTHENMKYLPGFAFPKELKVDEFKNYQGAPVAYLAVPSSAVREVLAELQGETPIVIVATKGLETSTGMVVTAIVEQCLPNAALGVISGPNLAVEIVQGIPTAAIAASKDPKIADRIRANLMCPSFRVYASEDVVGVEIAGALKNVLAIGGGISDGLGFGDNTKGALLARGLKEMITYGMAHGGKLETFLGIAGVGDLFATAVSKLSRNYRLGYALGTGHHISEALQTLGQVAEGVNTSEAVAHVARHEGIQIPVFETIDSVIREKIAPKAAVGLLMERFTREEGLDFGRSST